The following coding sequences lie in one Rutidosis leptorrhynchoides isolate AG116_Rl617_1_P2 chromosome 6, CSIRO_AGI_Rlap_v1, whole genome shotgun sequence genomic window:
- the LOC139851345 gene encoding uncharacterized protein, with protein MDSNSRESLQPALAFSHHLPFHHHHHHHHQCLEVSPQCPQHGSGYPNIHHHNHNHNHHHLQLSPNCPLHGHLLSPHVCPIHTLNTPIISNLTSIPNPNFTLSIPSLETNTANSISQPLMMQEMNEEYDDDDEEEVIYVLTDEWKEFFAKSEAKRRLAKKQAKKEG; from the exons ATGGATTCTAACAGTCGAGAGAGCCTGCAACCGGCGCTGGCATTCTCTCATCATCTTCCgtttcaccaccaccaccaccaccaccaccaatgcCTCGAAGTATCACCGCAATGCCCACAGCATGGCAGCGGTTATCCAAACATCCATcatcacaaccacaaccacaatcaCCATCACCTGCAGTTATCACCTAATTGCCCCCTTCACGGACACTTATTGTCACCTCACGTCTGCCCAATCCACACCTTAAATACTCCTATTATCTCCAATTTAACTTCAATTCCTAACCCTAATTTTACCTTATCCATACCCTCACTTGAAACTAATACAGCAAATTCAATATCCCAACCTCT GATGATGCAAGAAATGAATgaagaatatgatgatgatgatgaagaggagGTTATATATGTTCTAACTGATGAATGGAAAGAGTTCTTTGCTAAATCTGAAGCTAAAAGGAGATTAG CTAAGAAGCAAGCTAAAAAAGAAGGGTAA
- the LOC139855685 gene encoding serine/threonine-protein kinase MHK-like isoform X3 gives MERYKSIEEIGDGTCGTVYKAINMETSEIVAVKKMKRKYYVWEECVNLREVKCLRKLNHSNIIKLKEIVRENNELFFIFEYMEHNLYHIMRERRRPFSEGEIRDLMTQLLQGLVHMHKNEYFHWDLKPENLLVTDNTLKIADFGLAREVSSAPPFTDYVSTRWYRAPEVLLQSSRYTPAIDMWAVGAILAELFTLSPIFPGESEIDQWYKICGVLGIPDWTLFPEARNVSRLMDFRYSEIMPANLADLISNASSEAINLIKQLCSWDPSKRPTAEQCLRHPFFYVNMWIPRSLGDLAQLKMDNIEMVNNTGSRRQQDQLFFSDYEDEAQHPFFWSLFPDDHHGILAPIEPSLSLTFSTYSTTSGVSQSGGFGVAAALQPNFLTMSSHFHQGHCH, from the exons atggaaAG ATATAAAAGTATAGAAGAAATTGGAGATGGAACCTGCGGAACTGTATATAAGGCCATTAACATGGAGACGTCTGAAATT GTTGCGGTTAAAAAGATGAAGAGGAAGTATTATGTTTGGGAAGAGTGTGTGAACTTGCGGGAAGTTAag TGTCTCCGAAAATTGAATCATTCTAACATCATAAAGCTGAAAGAGATTGTCAGAGAGAACAATGAATTGTTCTTCATATTCGAATACATG GAACATAACTTGTACCACATAATGAGAGAACGCCGAAGACCGTTCTCAGAAGGAGAGATTAGGGATCTGATGACTCAGCTTCTGCAAGGACTTGTACATATGCATAAAAATGAATACTTTCATTGGGACCTAAAACCTG AGAATCTGCTGGTGACCGACAATACTTTAAAAATTGCTGATTTTGGGTTGGCTAGAGAAGTATCATCTGCACCTCCTTTTACTGATTACGTTTCTACTCGCTG GTATCGAGCACCAGAAGTCCTGTTGCAATCTTCTAGATACACTCCTGCCATAGATATGTGGGCAGTCGGTGCAATACTTGCAGAACTTTTCACTTTGTCCCCGATTTTTCCTGGTGAAAG CGAAATAGATCAGTGGTACAAGATATGCGGTGTTCTTGGCATACCAGATTGGACACTCTTTCCTGAAGCCCGAAATGTTTCTCGATTAATGGATTTTCGTTATTCAGAG ATTATGCCTGCTAATCTCGCTGATCTGATCTCAAATGCGAGCTCGGAAGCTATAAATTTGATTAAG CAACTATGTTCTTGGGATCCATCAAAGCGTCCAACTGCAGAACAATGTTTACGACATCCATTTTTTTAT GTTAACATGTGGATACCTCGTTCACTTGGAGATCTAGCTCAGCTGAAAATGGATAACATAG AAATGGTGAATAACACTGGTAGCAGAAGACAG CAGGATCAACTATTTTTCTCTGACTATGAGGATGAAGCTCAACACCCTT TTTTCTGGTCACTTTTCCCCGATGATCACCATGGTATTCTGGCGCCCATAGAACCTTCTCTGTCATTAACCTTCAG CACTTATTCAACAACAAGTGGTGTTTCTCAATCTGGTGGATTCGGAGTGGCGGCAGCTTTGCAGCCTAATTTCTTGACCATGTCCTCCCACTTCCACCAGGGTCACTGCCATTAA
- the LOC139855685 gene encoding serine/threonine-protein kinase MHK-like isoform X4 encodes MERYKSIEEIGDGTCGTVYKAINMETSEIVAVKKMKRKYYVWEECVNLREVKCLRKLNHSNIIKLKEIVRENNELFFIFEYMEHNLYHIMRERRRPFSEGEIRDLMTQLLQGLVHMHKNEYFHWDLKPENLLVTDNTLKIADFGLAREVSSAPPFTDYVSTRWYRAPEVLLQSSRYTPAIDMWAVGAILAELFTLSPIFPGESEIDQWYKICGVLGIPDWTLFPEARNVSRLMDFRYSEIMPANLADLISNASSEAINLIKQLCSWDPSKRPTAEQCLRHPFFYVNMWIPRSLGDLAQLKMDNIEMVNNTGSRRQDQLFFSDYEDEAQHPFFWSLFPDDHHGILAPIEPSLSLTFSTYSTTSGVSQSGGFGVAAALQPNFLTMSSHFHQGHCH; translated from the exons atggaaAG ATATAAAAGTATAGAAGAAATTGGAGATGGAACCTGCGGAACTGTATATAAGGCCATTAACATGGAGACGTCTGAAATT GTTGCGGTTAAAAAGATGAAGAGGAAGTATTATGTTTGGGAAGAGTGTGTGAACTTGCGGGAAGTTAag TGTCTCCGAAAATTGAATCATTCTAACATCATAAAGCTGAAAGAGATTGTCAGAGAGAACAATGAATTGTTCTTCATATTCGAATACATG GAACATAACTTGTACCACATAATGAGAGAACGCCGAAGACCGTTCTCAGAAGGAGAGATTAGGGATCTGATGACTCAGCTTCTGCAAGGACTTGTACATATGCATAAAAATGAATACTTTCATTGGGACCTAAAACCTG AGAATCTGCTGGTGACCGACAATACTTTAAAAATTGCTGATTTTGGGTTGGCTAGAGAAGTATCATCTGCACCTCCTTTTACTGATTACGTTTCTACTCGCTG GTATCGAGCACCAGAAGTCCTGTTGCAATCTTCTAGATACACTCCTGCCATAGATATGTGGGCAGTCGGTGCAATACTTGCAGAACTTTTCACTTTGTCCCCGATTTTTCCTGGTGAAAG CGAAATAGATCAGTGGTACAAGATATGCGGTGTTCTTGGCATACCAGATTGGACACTCTTTCCTGAAGCCCGAAATGTTTCTCGATTAATGGATTTTCGTTATTCAGAG ATTATGCCTGCTAATCTCGCTGATCTGATCTCAAATGCGAGCTCGGAAGCTATAAATTTGATTAAG CAACTATGTTCTTGGGATCCATCAAAGCGTCCAACTGCAGAACAATGTTTACGACATCCATTTTTTTAT GTTAACATGTGGATACCTCGTTCACTTGGAGATCTAGCTCAGCTGAAAATGGATAACATAG AAATGGTGAATAACACTGGTAGCAGAAGACAG GATCAACTATTTTTCTCTGACTATGAGGATGAAGCTCAACACCCTT TTTTCTGGTCACTTTTCCCCGATGATCACCATGGTATTCTGGCGCCCATAGAACCTTCTCTGTCATTAACCTTCAG CACTTATTCAACAACAAGTGGTGTTTCTCAATCTGGTGGATTCGGAGTGGCGGCAGCTTTGCAGCCTAATTTCTTGACCATGTCCTCCCACTTCCACCAGGGTCACTGCCATTAA
- the LOC139855685 gene encoding serine/threonine-protein kinase MHK-like isoform X2 — translation MERYKSIEEIGDGTCGTVYKAINMETSEIVAVKKMKRKYYVWEECVNLREVKCLRKLNHSNIIKLKEIVRENNELFFIFEYMEHNLYHIMRERRRPFSEGEIRDLMTQLLQGLVHMHKNEYFHWDLKPENLLVTDNTLKIADFGLAREVSSAPPFTDYVSTRWYRAPEVLLQSSRYTPAIDMWAVGAILAELFTLSPIFPGESEIDQWYKICGVLGIPDWTLFPEARNVSRLMDFRYSEIMPANLADLISNASSEAINLIKQLCSWDPSKRPTAEQCLRHPFFYVNMWIPRSLGDLAQLKMDNIGSQPNLELNLWDFSHKADDCFLEMVNNTGSRRQDQLFFSDYEDEAQHPFFWSLFPDDHHGILAPIEPSLSLTFSTYSTTSGVSQSGGFGVAAALQPNFLTMSSHFHQGHCH, via the exons atggaaAG ATATAAAAGTATAGAAGAAATTGGAGATGGAACCTGCGGAACTGTATATAAGGCCATTAACATGGAGACGTCTGAAATT GTTGCGGTTAAAAAGATGAAGAGGAAGTATTATGTTTGGGAAGAGTGTGTGAACTTGCGGGAAGTTAag TGTCTCCGAAAATTGAATCATTCTAACATCATAAAGCTGAAAGAGATTGTCAGAGAGAACAATGAATTGTTCTTCATATTCGAATACATG GAACATAACTTGTACCACATAATGAGAGAACGCCGAAGACCGTTCTCAGAAGGAGAGATTAGGGATCTGATGACTCAGCTTCTGCAAGGACTTGTACATATGCATAAAAATGAATACTTTCATTGGGACCTAAAACCTG AGAATCTGCTGGTGACCGACAATACTTTAAAAATTGCTGATTTTGGGTTGGCTAGAGAAGTATCATCTGCACCTCCTTTTACTGATTACGTTTCTACTCGCTG GTATCGAGCACCAGAAGTCCTGTTGCAATCTTCTAGATACACTCCTGCCATAGATATGTGGGCAGTCGGTGCAATACTTGCAGAACTTTTCACTTTGTCCCCGATTTTTCCTGGTGAAAG CGAAATAGATCAGTGGTACAAGATATGCGGTGTTCTTGGCATACCAGATTGGACACTCTTTCCTGAAGCCCGAAATGTTTCTCGATTAATGGATTTTCGTTATTCAGAG ATTATGCCTGCTAATCTCGCTGATCTGATCTCAAATGCGAGCTCGGAAGCTATAAATTTGATTAAG CAACTATGTTCTTGGGATCCATCAAAGCGTCCAACTGCAGAACAATGTTTACGACATCCATTTTTTTAT GTTAACATGTGGATACCTCGTTCACTTGGAGATCTAGCTCAGCTGAAAATGGATAACATAG GGTCGCAACCGAATCTTGAATTGAACCTCTGGGATTTCAGCCATAAAGCAGATGATTGTTTTTTGG AAATGGTGAATAACACTGGTAGCAGAAGACAG GATCAACTATTTTTCTCTGACTATGAGGATGAAGCTCAACACCCTT TTTTCTGGTCACTTTTCCCCGATGATCACCATGGTATTCTGGCGCCCATAGAACCTTCTCTGTCATTAACCTTCAG CACTTATTCAACAACAAGTGGTGTTTCTCAATCTGGTGGATTCGGAGTGGCGGCAGCTTTGCAGCCTAATTTCTTGACCATGTCCTCCCACTTCCACCAGGGTCACTGCCATTAA
- the LOC139855685 gene encoding serine/threonine-protein kinase MHK-like isoform X1, translating to MERYKSIEEIGDGTCGTVYKAINMETSEIVAVKKMKRKYYVWEECVNLREVKCLRKLNHSNIIKLKEIVRENNELFFIFEYMEHNLYHIMRERRRPFSEGEIRDLMTQLLQGLVHMHKNEYFHWDLKPENLLVTDNTLKIADFGLAREVSSAPPFTDYVSTRWYRAPEVLLQSSRYTPAIDMWAVGAILAELFTLSPIFPGESEIDQWYKICGVLGIPDWTLFPEARNVSRLMDFRYSEIMPANLADLISNASSEAINLIKQLCSWDPSKRPTAEQCLRHPFFYVNMWIPRSLGDLAQLKMDNIGSQPNLELNLWDFSHKADDCFLEMVNNTGSRRQQDQLFFSDYEDEAQHPFFWSLFPDDHHGILAPIEPSLSLTFSTYSTTSGVSQSGGFGVAAALQPNFLTMSSHFHQGHCH from the exons atggaaAG ATATAAAAGTATAGAAGAAATTGGAGATGGAACCTGCGGAACTGTATATAAGGCCATTAACATGGAGACGTCTGAAATT GTTGCGGTTAAAAAGATGAAGAGGAAGTATTATGTTTGGGAAGAGTGTGTGAACTTGCGGGAAGTTAag TGTCTCCGAAAATTGAATCATTCTAACATCATAAAGCTGAAAGAGATTGTCAGAGAGAACAATGAATTGTTCTTCATATTCGAATACATG GAACATAACTTGTACCACATAATGAGAGAACGCCGAAGACCGTTCTCAGAAGGAGAGATTAGGGATCTGATGACTCAGCTTCTGCAAGGACTTGTACATATGCATAAAAATGAATACTTTCATTGGGACCTAAAACCTG AGAATCTGCTGGTGACCGACAATACTTTAAAAATTGCTGATTTTGGGTTGGCTAGAGAAGTATCATCTGCACCTCCTTTTACTGATTACGTTTCTACTCGCTG GTATCGAGCACCAGAAGTCCTGTTGCAATCTTCTAGATACACTCCTGCCATAGATATGTGGGCAGTCGGTGCAATACTTGCAGAACTTTTCACTTTGTCCCCGATTTTTCCTGGTGAAAG CGAAATAGATCAGTGGTACAAGATATGCGGTGTTCTTGGCATACCAGATTGGACACTCTTTCCTGAAGCCCGAAATGTTTCTCGATTAATGGATTTTCGTTATTCAGAG ATTATGCCTGCTAATCTCGCTGATCTGATCTCAAATGCGAGCTCGGAAGCTATAAATTTGATTAAG CAACTATGTTCTTGGGATCCATCAAAGCGTCCAACTGCAGAACAATGTTTACGACATCCATTTTTTTAT GTTAACATGTGGATACCTCGTTCACTTGGAGATCTAGCTCAGCTGAAAATGGATAACATAG GGTCGCAACCGAATCTTGAATTGAACCTCTGGGATTTCAGCCATAAAGCAGATGATTGTTTTTTGG AAATGGTGAATAACACTGGTAGCAGAAGACAG CAGGATCAACTATTTTTCTCTGACTATGAGGATGAAGCTCAACACCCTT TTTTCTGGTCACTTTTCCCCGATGATCACCATGGTATTCTGGCGCCCATAGAACCTTCTCTGTCATTAACCTTCAG CACTTATTCAACAACAAGTGGTGTTTCTCAATCTGGTGGATTCGGAGTGGCGGCAGCTTTGCAGCCTAATTTCTTGACCATGTCCTCCCACTTCCACCAGGGTCACTGCCATTAA